The Athalia rosae chromosome 7, iyAthRosa1.1, whole genome shotgun sequence genome window below encodes:
- the LOC105689207 gene encoding cytochrome c oxidase assembly factor 3, mitochondrial codes for MADERMPGIEDKSSRKLTAVEKELIRNIEKLNIERVAKLNKVRRNNKITGLILGAGVLGIYGYTMHAIRQETFLDDFDEPQKTTQ; via the coding sequence ATGGCTGATGAACGTATGCCGGGTATAGAAGACAAATCGTCAAGAAAATTAACTGCTGTTGAAAAGGAACTAATACGAAATATTGAGAAGCTAAATATTGAAAGAGTAGCAAAACTCAATAAGGTTCGTAGAAACAACAAGATTACTGGACTTATCCTCGGGGCTGGAGTGCTAGGAATCTATGGATATACTATGCATGCTATAAGGCAAGAGACTTTCCTCGATGATTTTGACGAGCCTCAAAAAACAACACAATAA
- the LOC105689206 gene encoding dimethyladenosine transferase 1, mitochondrial, protein MAALRLPPLPTVRDLVKLYRIQAQKHLAQNFLMDENLTNKIIKKAGKLTDSYVLEVGPGPGGLTRSIMRKQPRKVIVVEKDRRFLPTLQLLSEAFTNAGGEMDIIIDDITKINLDLFPEEEKKEWEDEVPRIHLIGNLPFNVSTHLIIEWLKAISERSGPWALGRAKMTLTFQKEVAERLVASSFAPNRCRLSVMAQAWTKPQLKFIIPGKAFVPKPDVDVGVVTFTPLIHPQTRHEFHLFEKITRQIFSFRQKYIIRCLETLFPEEYKDKLSIMMSKLADIDPTTRPFQLTVQEINRLCTAYKYLCEKHPNIEDYNYRASKRVLPPRYTHDIQVQELSASVQ, encoded by the exons ATGGCTGCGTTGAGACTCCCCCCATTACCCACCGTCAGAGACTTGGTTAAACTATATCGTATCCAAGCGCAAAAGCATCTAGCCCAAAACTTCTTGATGGATGAAAACcttacaaataaaattatcaagaAAGCGGGAAAGTTAACGGATAGTTACGTGCTAGAAGTAGGGCCAGGACCTGGTGGATTGACTCGGTCGATCATGAGAAAACAACCTAGAAAGGTAATCGTGGTTGAGAAAGACCGCAGATTTCTACCAACGTTACAACTGCTCTCCGAAGCATTTACAAATGCTGGCGGAGAGATGGACATAATCATCGATGATATTACGAAAATAAATCTGGACTTGTTtcctgaagaagaaaaaaaagagtgggAGGACGAAGTACCTCGTATACATTTAATTGGAAATTTACCATTCAATGTTTCTACACATCTAATTATCGAATGGCTGAAAGCGATATCTGAGAGGAGCGGCCCCTGGGCTTTGGGAAGAGCAAAAATGACACTTACTTTTCAAAAAGAAGTAGCCGAAAGACTCGTCGCCAGTTCATTTGCTCCAAATCGATGTAGACTATCCGTCATGGCCCAGGCTTGGACTAAACCTCAactgaaatttattattcctg GTAAAGCCTTTGTACCTAAGCCTGACGTTGACGTAGGTGTTGTAACATTTACGCCATTAATCCACCCCCAGACAAGGCATGAGTTCCATCTGTTCGAAAAGATCACCAGGCAAATCTTCAGCTTCCgtcaaaaatatataataagatGTCTAGA aactttATTTCCTGAAGAATATAAAGATAAGCTCAGCATAATGATGTCCAAATTAGCGGACATAGATCCGACTACGAGACCCTTTCAGTTAACCGTTCAAGAAATAAACCGCCTTTGTACAGCCTATAAATATCTCTGTGAAAAACATCCCAATATTGAAGATTACAATTATAGAGCTAGCAAAAGAGTTTTACCGCCACGATACACGCATGACATACAAGTACAGGAACTTAGCGCCAGCGTGCAGTAA
- the LOC105689193 gene encoding uncharacterized protein LOC105689193 — protein MTMASVAVTQGSPGNPSAIVTPKRYHHLQSPLNNNNHHSTTSTLSSPNTSPVPGKNYDTLGKGKKSWSVRLGLSRQSQISENDGSAKHHQGWGTISGGSALSRQMRYGDPWLYGTVRGVQRQTQSSRNSPQGYLSASQHGGPILLVCSCPEFLSGTARRLGNCRKCGGHRLAGLPLGGTCRAPSTTSSRSRPSLAGVLRAPLDDPYDLVRRSRLVEPRSRARSISPHRQENSRDPRSQSVAWPVKETEISCRNDRWFESEVNPSGFGAKRDVSQGDDWLEEESSGEEKRVATISRRSVITRSQRLSGQQRGDADSRKSILECDVNPYLLVKKQIRDEDDFSDDLSDNALELDEPLPTLFDPSKVKSIERIPARCSSVAAIGGQRIRVFSEPRSVSDAEDNQEEEKEPAEELEAQDVRRKRERERERDLRERERERERAKVEKEEVANVDEEYNEGDGVISTTSLLSTPTSIPIPKVCPKRPPRKQKVDQTKALPIKSILKRSKVGGRPSGKKKSVLFNVDNVIFAPAKPDFCTSSRRLVEKTSPGVPGVEECEELEDFVAPDEKKSQVRPKFITIPNIKNHRTPEKVVVGKVAQGQFGKPEKSGGSDSPRRSGIPKSVGIGKESVERQEKIDEKEAIETCVSPASEDRKIVETGDERASRVADVKAEDETELEIEIEELEDCGGNPTAEKDRRENSSHVENDALRRPTLHRSFSERIVAKPGMVEEVPFTDTMRLSVRKRQRNLKNGAAISPDSPADPQEFFFKVSKPEVVRGSEPPSAEFLGEDERDVVPENVAGFGEKEAEPPPLRNDSRNLEHFQRMRPTSWSPPPPTVKHKGHPQNRISDPGTVEFDPPEGRTAAKIKASYRSVESPIVGIASSKSENVFKITVSPIQSPLVHRLKIGSSGATGSGGIVENLNCTSGTGRRTSIMINADQNLNAETSSDNKVTISVGGEDSVCNPTVISVNSEASPKIQSSPENRTLVILDNYSSNIIVEPSKDDRMSRAWSEGSDDSLERPSKGGDKRGDKIVKPEDGTSGLETKARKSRLSKEAVVSKLLEDSLKKARKNGEILDETSGEAILKILKQTLLKSGDYEGNEGSVILHQDSENSYSRTSSLNSEVDFVSANMYMEENPYEVIKEPIYEEIPDEPPPLPLSPPPSENYTGKEHIYFGEEYKESYYKKFNSRQFMRSYFPDDFLKKSSNADDANRKKTTSEENYTSKFELLNYLMDSKERSGLAEEEEDADGELDALYEQKETSLDDLSSKSSQISNVSDSSEESNLALATSSSPETLKMRTVDIERTDSGVGSESSQASSSRGAVRRWRGGGNGGGGNNGGSSGPGSLLGGIPQVVSGDAKLCQDCEQRLDPLVTISGVVYAPFVCRKCAKKRSERKEIIMEIVETEQKYGRDLQIILEEFHRPMLRAGLLTQDQLSAIFLNVEELLEHNIILADKLRDAVDYAQVSGDDDLVTTDVGKIFLESEGMLHAFESYCTRQGGASLLLQNLEKEKELLRIFLKVSQMENAVLRRMNLNSFLMVPVQRVTKYPLLLARLYKATPFARPDVQLARNKLKQAQTNIELHLEHMNAEAKDVTSTKLWRRISIIQNGRRSMGEQDMVNIKLRKMAVEVLEWAHEEVRFALEGRLLVALPTDNNWRRGKTVKLVPVTAMLVTNGKPNTQPLDITDDSLFPRQIGIKEATLLLVKEKIGRYSLLREPLYLDKCIVCCEADLEDYFEIQELSSKETFIFKAEDGVRTKRWCRTLQAHAQSLGAWRRRRGALANIMICGVARN, from the exons GTTTGTTCGTGTCCCGAATTTCTGAGCGGTACCGCCCGTAGACTCGGCAATTGCAGGAAATGCGGCGGTCACAGATTGGCCGGACTTCCTCTGGGAGGTACGTGCAGGGCGCCGTCGACGACCTCCTCCAGGTCGCGACCGAGCCTAGCCGGTGTGCTGAGAGCGCCGTTGGACGACCCCTACGACCTAGTGAGAAGGTCGAGACTGGTGGAGCCGAGATCGAGGGCGAGGAGCATAAGTCCGCACAGGCAGGAAAATTCGAGAGACCCGAGGAGCCAGAGCGTCGCCTGGCCGGTCAAGGAGACCGAAATATCCTGCAGGAACGATCGGTGGTTCGAGTCGGAGGTGAATCCTTCGGGATTCGGCGCGAAACGCGACGTGAGTCAGGGCGACGATTGGCTGGAGGAGGAGAGTTCGGGGGAGGAGAAGAGGGTGGCGACGATATCGAGGAGGAGCGTGATAACGAGGTCCCAGAGGCTGAGCGGTCAGCAGAGGGGCGACGCGGACTCGAGGAAGAGTATTCTTGAGTGCGACGTGAACCCCTACCTGCTGGTGAAGAAGCAGATCAGAGACGAGGACGACTTCAGCGACGATCTTTCGGACAACGCTCTCGAGCTCGACGAGCCCCTGCCCACGCTCTTCGACCCCTCGAAGGtcaaatcgatcgaacgaatacCGGCGAGGTGCAGCTCCGTGGCGGCCATCGGTGGGCAGAGGATCAGGGTGTTCAGCGAACCCAGGAGCGTCTCGGACGCCGAGGACAATcaggaggaggaaaaggaaCCCGCTGAGGAACTCGAAGCGCAGGACGTCAGACGtaaaagagaaagggagagggagagggacctcagagaaagagaaagggaaagggagagGGCGAAGGTCGAGAAAGAGGAAGTCGCCAACGTTGACGAAGAGTACAACGAAGGTGACGGCGTCATCTCGACGACTTCTCTACTTTCCACACCGACCAGCATACCGATACCAAAAGTCTGTCCGAAAAGGCCACCCCGGAAGCAGAAAGTCGATCAGACGAAAGCGTTGCCGATTAAAAGTATTCTGAAGAGGTCGAAGGTCGGAGGTAGGCCTTCGGGCAAGAAGAAGAGCGTTCTGTTCAACGTGGACAACGTTATTTTCGCCCCCGCCAAGCCGGATTTTTGCACCTCGTCCAGACGTCTGGTGGAAAAAACTTCGCCCGGTGTCCCGGGTGTCGAGGAGTGCGAAGAATTGGAAGACTTCGTCGCGCCTGACGAAAAAAAGTCACAAGTCAGACCGAAGTTCATCACGATACCGAACATAAAGAATCACAGAACGCCGGAGAAGGTTGTCGTCGGCAAAGTGGCGCAGGGGCAGTTCGGTAAGCCCGAAAAAAGTGGGGGTAGCGATTCACCCCGAAGATCCGGGATACCTAAGAGCGTAGGGATCGGAAAGGAGAGCGTGGAAAGGcaggaaaaaattgacgaaaaggAAGCGATCGAGACGTGCGTTTCCCCGGCGTCGGAGGACAGGAAAATCGTGGAAACTGGGGACGAGAGAGCGTCGAGAGTCGCCGATGTGAAAGCCGAGGACGAAACCGAACtggaaatcgaaatcgaagagcTCGAGGACTGCGGCGGCAATCCCACAGCCGAGAAGGATCGACGAGAAAATTCGTCGCACGTCGAGAACG ACGCGCTGAGGAGACCGACACTCCACAGGAGTTTCAgcgaaagaatcgtagctaaACCGGGAATGGTCGAAGAAGTTCCTTTCACGGACACGATGAGATTGAGCGTCAGAAAACGtcagagaaatttgaaaaacgggGCAGCGATTTCGCCCGATTCTCCCGCGGACCCCCaagaattctttttcaaagtttcgaaaCCGGAAGTGGTTCGAGGATCCGAACCGCCGTCAGCGGAATTTTTAGGGGAGGACGAACGGGACGTGGTCCCCGAGAACGTAGCCGGATTCGGGGAGAAGGAGGCCGAACCGCCTCCGTTGAGAAACGACAGCCGAAATTTGGAACATTTTCAGAGAATGAGACCGACCAGCTggtctcctcctcctcctacggTGAAGCACAAGGGTCATCCGCAAAATCGCATCAGCGATCCTGGAACTGTAGAGTTCGATCCTCCCGAGGGACGAACAGCCGCCAAAATCAAAGCTTCTTACCGATCCGTCGAATCGCCGATTGTCGGTATAGCTTCTAGCAAGTCCGAAAATGTGTTCAAGATAACCGTTAGTCCGATACAGTCGCCGTTGGTCCACAGACTGAAAATCGGATCGTCCGGGGCAACGGGGAGCGGCggaatcgtcgaaaatttgaactgTACAAGCGGAACCGGTCGAAGAACATCGATAATGATTAACGCCGATCAAAATCTGAACGCCGAAACTAGTTCCGACAACAAAGTGACGATAAGCGTAGGCGGCGAGGACAGCGTCTGCAATCCAACGGttatttccgtcaattccgaGGCGTCTCCGAAGATCCAAAGTTCTCCGGAGAACAGGACCCTAGTTATCCTCGACAATTACAGCTCGAACATCATCGTCGAGCCTTCGAAGGACGACAGGATGTCCAGGGCTTGGTCCGAGGGGTCCGACGACTCCTTGGAACGACCTTCGAAAGGGGGCGACAAACGGGGGGATAAAATCGTCAAGCCCGAAGACGGGACTTCGGGTCTGGAAACGAAGGCGAGGAAGTCGCGGCTCTCGAAGGAGGCCGTGGTGTCCAAGCTCCTGGAGGACTCGCTGAAGAAGGCAAGAAAGAATGGCGAGATTCTCGACGAGACGAGCGGCGAagcgattttgaaaattttgaaacagaCTCTGCTGAAATCCGGGGACTACGAGGGCAACGAGGGATCGGTGATATTGCATCAGGATTCCGAAAACTCGTACTCGAGAACGTCCAGTTTGAATTCCGAGGTCGATTTCGTCTCGGCCAATATGTACATGGAAGAAAATCCGTACGAAGTTATAAAGGAACCGATTTACGAAGAGATTCCCGACGAGCCACCGCCACTTCCTCTTAGCCCGCCACCCTCCGAAAATTACACCGGCAAAGAGCACATTTACTTCGGCGAAGAGtacaaagaaagttattacaAGAAATTTAACTCGCGACAATTCATGCGATCCTATTTCCCCGATGATTTTCTCAAGAAATCCTCCAACGCCGACGACGCGAATCGCAAGAAGACGACGTCCGAGGAGAATTACACCTCCAAATTCGAACTGCTCAATTACTTGATGGACTCCAAGGAACGCAGCGGACTCgccgaagaggaagaggacgCCGATGGCGAACTCGACGCCCTTTACGAACAGAAGGAAACAAGCTTGGACGATCTGAGCTCGAAAAGTTCGCAGATCTCGAACGTATCCGACAGCAGCGAAGAGAGCAATTTAGCGCTCGCCACCTCCAGTTCTCCCGAAACTTTGAAG ATGAGAACTGTGGACATAGAGCGAACCGATAGCGGAGTCGGTTCGGAAAGCAGTCAAGCGAGTAGCAGCCGCGGCGCGGTGAGAAGATGGAGAGGCGGAGGAAACGGGGGAGGAGGAAACAACGGAGGATCATCTGGACCGGGAAGTCTCCTCGGTGGGATCCCTCAAGTGGTTTCCGGAGACGCGAAGCTCTGCCAGGACTGCGAACAGCGATTGGACCCTCTAGTCACGATCAG CGGTGTAGTGTACGCCCCTTTCGTCTGCAGGAAGTGTGCGAAAAAACGATCGgagcgaaaagaaataataatggaaATCGTCGAGACGGAGCAAAAATACGGTCGTGATTTGCAGATAATATTGGAGGAATTTCACAGACCGATGTTGAGGGCAGGACTGTTGACGCAGGATCAGTTGTCGGCGATATTCCTGAACGTCGAGGAACTTTTGGAGCACAATATCATACTCGCCGATAAACTTAGGGACGCGGTTGATTACGCTCAG GTGTCCGGCGACGACGACCTGGTCACAACGGACGTCGGTAAAatatttctggagtccgaggGTATGCTTCACGCCTTCGAAAGCTACTGTACTCGTCAAGGCGGAGCGAGTCTGCTGTTGCAAAATctcgagaaagagaaagaattgcTCAGGATATTCCTGAAGGTATCGCAAATGGAGAACGCGGTACTTCGACGGATGAATCTCAATTCTTTTCTCATGGTACCCGTCCAACGGGTCACCAAATACCCCCTACTTCTAGCCAGGCTTTACAAAGCTACCCCCTTCGCTCGTCCCGATGTACAGTTGGccagaaataaattgaaacagGCACAGACCAACATCGAACTGCACTTGGAACACATGAACGCT GAAGCCAAAGATGTAACGTCGACGAAACTCTGGCGAAGGATATCGATCATTCAAAACGGCAGACGGTCCATGGGCGAACAGGACATGGTCAACATCAAGCTGagaaag ATGGCTGTCGAGGTATTGGAATGGGCCCACGAAGAGGTAAGATTCGCGCTGGAGGGTCGTCTTCTGGTTGCTCTACCGACGGACAACAATTGGAGACGTGGAAAAACCGTTAAACTGGTACCGGTAACGGCGATGCTGGTTACAAACGGAAAA ccgAATACTCAACCCCTGGATATCACGGACGATTCGCTTTTTCCAAGACAAATCGGCATCAAGGAGGCTACCCTTCTTCTCGtcaaggaaaaaatcggacgATACTCTCTGCTGAGG GAACCCCTTTACCTGGACAAGTGCATTGTTTGCTGCGAAGCCGACCTCGAAGACTATTTTGAAATACAAGAATTGTCCTCGAAGGAAACGTTCATATTCAAG GCTGAGGACGGCGTGAGGACCAAACGTTGGTGCAGGACTCTTCAGGCCCACGCACAATCCTTGGGGGCATGGCGTCGACGTCGTGGCGCACTTGCGAATATCATGATTTGCGGTGTAGCGCGAAAttga